The Pelodiscus sinensis isolate JC-2024 unplaced genomic scaffold, ASM4963464v1 ctg64, whole genome shotgun sequence genome includes a region encoding these proteins:
- the LOC102446042 gene encoding IST1 homolog isoform X3: MKPVHERSQECLPPKKRDLPVTSEDVGRVAGCSTNHTPELDVMLGSGFKAERLRVNLRLVINRLKLLEKKKTELAQKARKEIADYLAAGKDERARIRVEHIIREDYLVEAMEILELYCDLLLARFGLIQSMKDLDSGLAEAVSTLIWAAPRLQAEVAELKIVADQLCAKYSKEYGKLCRTNQIGTVNDRLMHKLSVEAPPKILVERYLIEIAKNYNVPYEPDSVVMAEAPTGVEADLIDVGFTDEMKRGGRGGGGGGFTAPLVGPDGLVPMPMPMPSPYPPVNGPEIFNGVPVGTYQPFTNIHPPPIPAAPPTYESVDDLSADKAVPSAQVAGPGPKPEASAKPGTGAPDTYDNFVLPELPSVPDTLPTAGAGANSSASEDIDFDDLSRRFEELKKKT, encoded by the exons GAACTGGACGTCATGCTGGGCTCCGGGTTCAAGGCCGAGCGCTTGCGAGTCAACCTGCGCCTGGTTATCAATCGCCTCAAATTGctggagaaaaagaaaa CCGAGCTGGCCCAGAAGGCCCGGAAGGAGATCGCAGATTACCTGGCAGCAGGCAAGGATGAGCGGGCGCGGATCCGCGTGGAGCACATCATCCGAGAAGACTACCTGGTGGAGGCCATGGAGATCCTGGAGCTCTACTGCGACCTGCTCTTGGCCCGTTTCGGCTTGATTCAGTCCATGAA GGACCTGGACTCCGGCCTGGCGGAAGCCGTCTCCACGCTCATCTGGGCTGCCCCCCGCCTGCAGGCTGAGGTGGCAGAGCTGAAAATT GTCGCGGACCAGCTGTGCGCCAAGTACAGCAAGGAGTATGGCAAGCTGTGCAGGACCAACCAGATCGGGACCGTCAATGACAGG CTGATGCACAAGCTGAGCGTGGAGGCGCCTCCCAAAATCCTGGTGGAGAGGTACCTGATTGAGATTGCGAAAAACTACAACGTGCCCTACGAGCCTGACTCGGTGGTGATG gctGAAGCCCCGACTGGCGTGGAGGCGGATCTGATTGACGTCGGGTTCACAGACGAGATGAAGAGAGGTGGCCGTGGAGGCGGGGGCGGTGGGTTCACAGCCCCGCTGGTTGGGCCTGATGGCTTAGTGCCCATGCCTATGCCCATGCCCTCGCCCTACCCGCCTGTAAATGGACCG GAGATCTTCAATGGAGTCCCGGTGGGGACGTACCAGCCTTTTACCAACATCCATCCACCGCCCATCCCGGCAGCTCCGCCCACCTACGAGTCT GTGGACGACCTCAGTGCTGACAAGGCTGTGCCTTCTGCACAGGTGGCTG GTCCTGGGCCCAAGCCAGAAGCCTCTGCAAAGCCGGGGACTGGTGCTCCGGATACCTACGATAACTTTGTGCTGCCCGAATTGCCATCTGTGCCAGACACACTGCCCACGGCCGGGGCCGGCGCCAACTCCTCTGCATCGGAAGACATTGATTTCGACGACCTCTCTCGGAGATTTGAGGAGCTGAAGAAGAAGACCTAA
- the LOC102446042 gene encoding IST1 homolog isoform X4 — MLGSGFKAERLRVNLRLVINRLKLLEKKKTELAQKARKEIADYLAAGKDERARIRVEHIIREDYLVEAMEILELYCDLLLARFGLIQSMKDLDSGLAEAVSTLIWAAPRLQAEVAELKIVADQLCAKYSKEYGKLCRTNQIGTVNDRLMHKLSVEAPPKILVERYLIEIAKNYNVPYEPDSVVMAEAPTGVEADLIDVGFTDEMKRGGRGGGGGGFTAPLVGPDGLVPMPMPMPSPYPPVNGPEIFNGVPVGTYQPFTNIHPPPIPAAPPTYESVDDLSADKAVPSAQVAGPGPKPEASAKPGTGAPDTYDNFVLPELPSVPDTLPTAGAGANSSASEDIDFDDLSRRFEELKKKT, encoded by the exons ATGCTGGGCTCCGGGTTCAAGGCCGAGCGCTTGCGAGTCAACCTGCGCCTGGTTATCAATCGCCTCAAATTGctggagaaaaagaaaa CCGAGCTGGCCCAGAAGGCCCGGAAGGAGATCGCAGATTACCTGGCAGCAGGCAAGGATGAGCGGGCGCGGATCCGCGTGGAGCACATCATCCGAGAAGACTACCTGGTGGAGGCCATGGAGATCCTGGAGCTCTACTGCGACCTGCTCTTGGCCCGTTTCGGCTTGATTCAGTCCATGAA GGACCTGGACTCCGGCCTGGCGGAAGCCGTCTCCACGCTCATCTGGGCTGCCCCCCGCCTGCAGGCTGAGGTGGCAGAGCTGAAAATT GTCGCGGACCAGCTGTGCGCCAAGTACAGCAAGGAGTATGGCAAGCTGTGCAGGACCAACCAGATCGGGACCGTCAATGACAGG CTGATGCACAAGCTGAGCGTGGAGGCGCCTCCCAAAATCCTGGTGGAGAGGTACCTGATTGAGATTGCGAAAAACTACAACGTGCCCTACGAGCCTGACTCGGTGGTGATG gctGAAGCCCCGACTGGCGTGGAGGCGGATCTGATTGACGTCGGGTTCACAGACGAGATGAAGAGAGGTGGCCGTGGAGGCGGGGGCGGTGGGTTCACAGCCCCGCTGGTTGGGCCTGATGGCTTAGTGCCCATGCCTATGCCCATGCCCTCGCCCTACCCGCCTGTAAATGGACCG GAGATCTTCAATGGAGTCCCGGTGGGGACGTACCAGCCTTTTACCAACATCCATCCACCGCCCATCCCGGCAGCTCCGCCCACCTACGAGTCT GTGGACGACCTCAGTGCTGACAAGGCTGTGCCTTCTGCACAGGTGGCTG GTCCTGGGCCCAAGCCAGAAGCCTCTGCAAAGCCGGGGACTGGTGCTCCGGATACCTACGATAACTTTGTGCTGCCCGAATTGCCATCTGTGCCAGACACACTGCCCACGGCCGGGGCCGGCGCCAACTCCTCTGCATCGGAAGACATTGATTTCGACGACCTCTCTCGGAGATTTGAGGAGCTGAAGAAGAAGACCTAA